In Candidatus Saccharimonadales bacterium, the DNA window GATACACATTGTCGGTTTTTACGACCTCACAGTTTATAAGGACGGGGCCATCGTTATATGAAAGTGCTTCAGTAATCTTTTTATCTACGTCGCCTGGTTCGTCAATATTAATTCCCTTTATACCGTAACTTTCGGCTAATTTAACAAAGTCAGGATTGCCTTCCATGTCGACGCCGCTAAGTCGATTATCGTAAAAAAGCTCTTGCCATTGCCGCACCATGCCAAGGTAGTGGTTGTTCATAACGAAAATTTTGATAGGCAGTTTATAAATAGCTGCCGTTGCGAGTTCATATGATGTCATTTGAAAACCACCATCACCTACGATCGTAATTACCTGTTTGTCGGGTTCGGCAAACTGGGCTCCAATCGCGCTAGGCAGTCCAAAGCCCATTGTGCCAGCACCACCGGAACTTATCCAGCGTCGTGCATGTTTAACTTTGTAGAATTGTGCGGCCCACATTTGATGCTGTCCAACATCAGTTGTAACGATCGCCTCCCCCTTAGTTAGACGCATCACGCTATCTATGACGTGTTGCTGCGTAAGACCCCTGCTATCGTCAAACTGAAGCGGCATTTGTTTTTTGTACGCCGCAATGTGTTTGCGCCAGGGCGAATGTTTTGCCGTATGGCCAATGCCAGCAAGCGCCTGTAGGAAAACAGCGGCGTCGGCCTGCAGGGCGATATCTGGAACGACCATTTTGCCAAGTTCGGATGCGTCAATGTCGATATGAATGATAGTAACGTTTTCACTGAAGCTTTTTACATCGCCCACGATACGATCATCAAAACGTGATCCAATATTAAGGATCACATCTGCCTCTTCAATGGCTTTGTTGGCATACGCCGTACCGTGCATGCCTAGCATGCCAAGCGACAGGCCTAGGGTTTCATC includes these proteins:
- the ilvB gene encoding biosynthetic-type acetolactate synthase large subunit, whose translation is MSATQPLTGAEALIKCLEQLGVEYIFGYSGGAAIPIFDAIVTTGTHIKLIATRHEQGAAHMADGYARASGKPGVVLVTSGPGAGNTITGLMTAQMDSVPIIVISGQQITSMLGFDAFQEADMFNLSMPVVKHNYLVLKTSDIPNTVRSAFKIASAGRPGPVLIDLPKNISSGAFTGDLSDTPETRSKSQLPTDNDTVKQIADSLASAARPVILAGHGVLIASAEDLLHRVATQFDTPVVTTLLGKGAIDETLGLSLGMLGMHGTAYANKAIEEADVILNIGSRFDDRIVGDVKSFSENVTIIHIDIDASELGKMVVPDIALQADAAVFLQALAGIGHTAKHSPWRKHIAAYKKQMPLQFDDSRGLTQQHVIDSVMRLTKGEAIVTTDVGQHQMWAAQFYKVKHARRWISSGGAGTMGFGLPSAIGAQFAEPDKQVITIVGDGGFQMTSYELATAAIYKLPIKIFVMNNHYLGMVRQWQELFYDNRLSGVDMEGNPDFVKLAESYGIKGINIDEPGDVDKKITEALSYNDGPVLINCEVVKTDNVYPMIPAGRGYSHMLIKAPTTKLDKPVGST